The following coding sequences lie in one Polynucleobacter necessarius genomic window:
- a CDS encoding Smr/MutS family protein, which yields MNSDTVEINIKHDNPQVEDALDRLTEKIRDLHELGIKAIIVIHGYGSSGAGGRIKWAIHDALENNRYADRVEEYYFGEDVPYGSSSYQSLLKRRPGLKQYLRHFKGGNAGMTVLLLGPNQRSA from the coding sequence TTGAACTCAGACACGGTTGAGATCAATATTAAGCATGACAACCCACAGGTAGAAGATGCTCTTGATCGCTTGACAGAAAAAATTCGGGATTTGCATGAGCTTGGCATCAAAGCCATCATCGTGATTCATGGATACGGATCAAGCGGTGCTGGTGGTCGAATCAAATGGGCTATTCATGATGCCCTAGAAAATAATCGATACGCGGATCGAGTAGAAGAGTATTACTTTGGCGAGGATGTGCCTTATGGGAGTTCAAGCTACCAATCACTTCTTAAGCGCCGACCAGGATTAAAGCAGTATCTGAGACATTTCAAGGGCGGTAATGCCGGAATGACTGTTTTACTTCTAGGACCTAATCAAAGAAGTGCTTAG
- the cysS gene encoding cysteine--tRNA ligase: protein MLQIYNTLSRSKQVFKPIVPGKVKMYVCGMTVYDFCHIGHARVMIVFDMVVRWLRASGYEVLYVRNITDIDDKIINRALENGEPIAALTNRFIDAMHADSDELGLMHPDQEPRATDFIKQMQGMIGKLIEKELAYQGDDGDVNFAVRLLPRYGQLSGKTLDELNAGERVAVGGGKRDPLDFVLWKSAKPEEPADTRWSSPWGEGRPGWHIECSAMSCDLLGEHFDIHGGGADLQFPHHENEIAQSEGALYGQNRNEDDAPFVNYWMHNGHIRVNEEKMSKSLGNFFLIRDVLKSFDPEILRFFMLKAHYRSPINYSDAQLEEARSGLVRLYTALAHVPTSQTVTGVNHPWAKRFADAMNDDFNTPEAIAVLFDLASEVNRAQGDEKSRLAGILKSLGGALNFLQRDPTSFLQAGSKDEGGLTADQIEQEIAARVAAKQAKDFAKADMIRKSLLEQGIVLEDKPGGITEWRRA, encoded by the coding sequence ATGCTGCAAATCTATAACACTCTGAGCCGTTCAAAACAGGTTTTTAAGCCCATCGTGCCTGGCAAGGTGAAGATGTATGTCTGCGGGATGACGGTTTATGACTTTTGTCATATTGGTCATGCCAGGGTCATGATTGTCTTTGATATGGTGGTTCGCTGGCTTCGCGCAAGCGGTTATGAGGTTCTGTATGTGCGCAACATCACCGATATCGATGACAAGATCATCAACCGTGCTCTAGAAAACGGTGAACCGATTGCAGCGCTTACCAATCGCTTTATTGATGCCATGCATGCCGATTCCGATGAGTTGGGGCTGATGCATCCCGATCAAGAGCCGCGGGCTACGGATTTCATCAAACAGATGCAAGGCATGATTGGTAAGCTGATTGAAAAAGAGTTGGCTTATCAAGGTGACGATGGTGATGTGAACTTTGCCGTACGTTTATTGCCGCGTTACGGTCAGCTTTCTGGAAAAACTTTAGATGAACTCAATGCGGGTGAGCGAGTTGCCGTTGGCGGTGGTAAACGTGATCCGCTCGATTTTGTTTTGTGGAAAAGCGCGAAGCCAGAAGAGCCTGCTGATACACGCTGGAGCTCGCCTTGGGGTGAGGGGCGTCCAGGTTGGCACATTGAGTGTTCAGCAATGTCATGTGATTTGCTCGGTGAGCATTTTGATATCCACGGTGGCGGTGCTGACCTTCAATTTCCTCATCACGAAAATGAAATTGCGCAAAGCGAAGGTGCCTTATATGGACAAAATCGAAATGAGGATGATGCGCCGTTTGTCAATTATTGGATGCATAACGGACATATACGTGTAAACGAAGAGAAGATGTCCAAATCCTTGGGTAATTTCTTTTTAATTCGGGATGTGCTCAAAAGCTTTGATCCAGAAATCTTGCGCTTTTTTATGCTCAAAGCACATTATCGTAGCCCCATTAACTATAGTGATGCACAACTTGAAGAGGCGCGCTCTGGATTAGTTCGTCTCTATACTGCACTAGCACATGTACCGACTTCTCAAACTGTGACGGGTGTCAATCATCCTTGGGCAAAGCGCTTTGCTGATGCTATGAATGATGACTTCAATACGCCTGAGGCGATTGCTGTTTTGTTTGACTTAGCTAGCGAAGTAAACCGTGCGCAAGGAGATGAAAAGTCACGCCTTGCTGGTATTCTCAAAAGTTTAGGTGGTGCGCTTAATTTCTTGCAACGTGATCCAACATCCTTTTTGCAGGCAGGTAGCAAAGATGAGGGTGGCTTAACTGCGGATCAGATTGAGCAAGAGATCGCTGCACGTGTAGCAGCAAAGCAAGCAAAAGACTTTGCAAAGGCGGACATGATTCGTAAATCATTATTAGAGCAGGGCATTGTCTTGGAAGACAAGCCTGGCGGTATTACAGAATGGCGTAGGGCTTAA
- a CDS encoding peptidylprolyl isomerase, with protein sequence MAKVLLKTNKGDITPTLDAAKAPKSVANFLQYVKSGYYDDTIFHRVINNFMIQGGGMTAGMKQKPTGAEIENEANNGLKNERGTIAMARTSDPHSATAQFFINVNDNDFLNHTAPNAQGWGYAVFGKVSDGMDVVDIIRKVKTGNTGFHQDVPTEDVVIEKATVLEE encoded by the coding sequence ATGGCGAAAGTACTTCTAAAAACCAATAAAGGCGACATCACTCCCACGCTAGATGCTGCTAAAGCACCTAAGAGTGTTGCGAACTTCTTGCAATACGTCAAAAGTGGCTATTACGACGACACCATTTTTCATCGTGTGATTAATAACTTCATGATTCAAGGTGGCGGCATGACTGCTGGTATGAAACAAAAGCCCACTGGTGCTGAAATTGAAAATGAAGCAAATAATGGTCTCAAAAATGAGCGTGGCACGATTGCGATGGCCCGGACGAGTGATCCCCACTCTGCAACCGCGCAATTCTTTATCAACGTCAATGACAATGATTTTTTAAATCACACTGCGCCAAACGCTCAGGGTTGGGGCTATGCCGTATTTGGCAAAGTAAGTGATGGCATGGATGTGGTCGATATCATTCGCAAAGTTAAAACTGGCAATACTGGCTTTCACCAAGATGTACCGACTGAAGATGTTGTGATTGAGAAAGCGACTGTTCTCGAGGAATGA
- a CDS encoding DUF883 domain-containing protein, with amino-acid sequence MTAKHSEHLKSPEPVSTGAEQLIGEFKSLMADAQALIQATEDHSGEAVASIRN; translated from the coding sequence ATGACTGCAAAGCATTCCGAACATCTTAAGAGCCCAGAACCAGTCTCTACTGGGGCAGAGCAATTAATTGGCGAATTTAAATCGCTGATGGCTGATGCGCAAGCCCTAATCCAGGCCACTGAAGATCATTCTGGTGAGGCAGTTGCCTCGATTCGCAATTAA
- a CDS encoding aspartate kinase, producing MALIVHKYGGTSMGSVERITNVAKRVAKWMRAGHQVVVVPSAMSGETNRLLGLAKEINPDASPRELDQIASTGEQVSSGLLALALMREGIDAVSYAGWQVTVHTNSAFTKARIKSIESDKILKDLNAGRAVVVTGFQGVDPEGNITTLGRGGSDTSAVAMAAALKADECLIYTDVDGVYTTDPRVCEDARRLDKITFEEMLEMASLGSKVLQIRSVEFAGKYKVKTCVLSSLTDPLMPLDQEMKSGTLITFEEDSTMEAAVISGIAFARDEAKITVLGVPDRPGIAYQILGPIADANIDVDIIIQNQSVDGKTDFTFTVPRADYQKALDILKNTVQAHIEAKEISGDPKVSKVSVVGVGMRSHVGIASKMFRTLSEEGINILMISTSEIKISVVIDEKYMELAVRALHKAFELDQK from the coding sequence ATGGCTCTTATCGTTCATAAATATGGTGGCACCTCGATGGGCTCAGTTGAGCGCATTACGAATGTTGCCAAACGCGTTGCCAAATGGATGCGCGCTGGCCACCAAGTGGTCGTAGTTCCATCCGCAATGTCAGGCGAAACGAATCGACTGCTCGGCTTGGCAAAAGAAATTAATCCGGATGCAAGTCCACGCGAGTTAGATCAAATCGCCTCGACAGGCGAGCAGGTGAGCTCTGGTTTACTCGCATTGGCTTTGATGCGTGAAGGTATTGATGCAGTGAGTTACGCAGGTTGGCAAGTAACTGTACATACTAATTCTGCATTTACTAAAGCCCGTATCAAGAGTATTGAGAGCGATAAGATTTTGAAAGATCTCAATGCAGGTCGTGCAGTAGTAGTCACCGGATTCCAAGGGGTTGACCCTGAGGGTAACATTACGACATTAGGTCGCGGTGGTTCCGATACCTCTGCAGTTGCTATGGCTGCTGCACTGAAAGCGGATGAGTGTTTAATTTATACTGACGTTGACGGTGTGTACACCACAGACCCTCGTGTCTGCGAAGATGCGCGCCGCTTAGACAAGATTACTTTTGAAGAAATGCTGGAGATGGCCAGCTTGGGCTCAAAGGTATTACAAATACGCTCAGTTGAGTTTGCAGGGAAGTACAAAGTAAAAACCTGTGTTCTGTCTTCATTGACAGATCCGTTGATGCCTTTAGACCAAGAGATGAAGTCAGGTACCTTGATAACATTTGAAGAGGACAGCACCATGGAAGCCGCAGTTATTTCCGGCATCGCCTTTGCGCGTGATGAAGCGAAGATTACCGTTTTAGGAGTACCTGATCGTCCAGGTATCGCCTATCAGATTTTGGGCCCAATCGCCGATGCGAATATTGATGTTGACATCATTATTCAAAATCAATCCGTAGATGGTAAGACGGACTTCACATTCACAGTGCCGCGCGCTGATTATCAAAAAGCCTTGGATATTTTGAAGAACACCGTGCAAGCGCACATCGAAGCAAAAGAAATTTCGGGTGACCCTAAGGTTTCTAAAGTTTCTGTTGTGGGTGTTGGCATGCGTTCACACGTTGGCATTGCTAGCAAGATGTTCCGCACCTTGTCAGAGGAGGGCATCAACATCTTGATGATCTCTACCAGTGAAATCAAGATCTCGGTAGTGATTGATGAGAAATACATGGAATTGGCAGTACGTGCTTTGCACAAGGCATTTGAGCTAGACCAGAAGTAA
- a CDS encoding DUF883 family protein: MSDRAKAVAEGADDFVHRNPWEAVGVAAGLGLLIGLFIRRR; the protein is encoded by the coding sequence TTGTCGGATAGGGCCAAGGCGGTTGCAGAGGGCGCCGATGACTTTGTTCATCGTAATCCTTGGGAGGCGGTTGGGGTTGCTGCGGGACTTGGCTTGCTCATTGGCCTATTTATTCGTCGTCGCTAG
- a CDS encoding DNA-3-methyladenine glycosylase family protein, which yields MSAVKQKTEKPDQSILQEVAPPYWEQACSELMKHDRILKKLIPKYGSGFLVTRGDPFTTLARAIVGQQISVAAAQAVWDRVLLASKKKVNPKNILALTVEELRAAGLSGRKVEYIRDLADHFDSGRLHANQWKDMDDESVIKELSSIRGIGRWTAEMFLIFNMVRPNILPLDDVGLIKAISLNYFSGEPVSRHEAREVAANWAPWRTVATWYMWRSIDPIPVEY from the coding sequence ATGAGCGCTGTAAAACAAAAAACAGAAAAACCAGATCAATCCATTTTGCAAGAAGTTGCACCACCCTATTGGGAGCAAGCTTGCAGTGAATTGATGAAGCACGATCGCATTTTGAAAAAACTGATCCCTAAGTATGGATCAGGATTTTTGGTAACCCGTGGGGATCCATTTACCACTCTAGCTAGAGCAATTGTGGGTCAGCAAATTTCGGTTGCAGCTGCGCAAGCAGTTTGGGATCGGGTGTTGTTGGCTAGCAAGAAAAAGGTCAACCCCAAAAATATTTTGGCACTTACTGTTGAGGAATTGCGCGCTGCAGGATTATCGGGGCGCAAAGTTGAATACATTCGAGACCTAGCAGATCACTTTGATTCAGGGCGTTTACATGCAAATCAGTGGAAGGACATGGATGACGAGAGTGTCATCAAGGAATTGAGCTCGATTCGGGGTATTGGACGTTGGACGGCGGAAATGTTCCTGATTTTTAATATGGTTCGCCCTAATATCCTCCCCTTAGATGATGTTGGTCTAATTAAGGCTATTTCCCTCAATTACTTTAGTGGTGAGCCTGTGAGCCGCCATGAAGCGAGGGAGGTGGCAGCCAATTGGGCCCCGTGGCGTACGGTTGCCACCTGGTATATGTGGAGAAGTATCGACCCCATCCCGGTTGAATATTAA
- a CDS encoding helix-turn-helix domain-containing protein → MKRQIPKTHQALELIGKGLSAAQAARKMEISESSVYAALRKTKAKDLGCCPTCGHKIRN, encoded by the coding sequence ATGAAGCGACAGATACCGAAAACACATCAAGCCTTGGAGTTAATAGGTAAGGGCTTGAGTGCTGCTCAGGCCGCTAGAAAGATGGAGATTTCAGAATCGAGCGTATATGCCGCATTACGTAAAACCAAGGCGAAAGATTTAGGATGTTGTCCAACCTGTGGTCACAAGATTAGGAATTAA
- the tilS gene encoding tRNA lysidine(34) synthetase TilS translates to MASSRKSQTSLKTTNRIAVALSGGLDSVVLLDTVCKAQANNKTTEIFVFHIHHGLQKPADDWLIFCEKLAKKYRVHFDFRLLHIDIVNNPGNIEARARAARYEALTELCEEYGIHDLLLAHHQNDQAETVLLQLLRGSGIAGLVGMPSERQLPSGQTTIRLWRPLLSQSKAELEAYAKVHRLDWIEDPSNQSRKYKRNAIRKDIMPRLEKIQPEAIANLARSAHLLAQAQSLLDRLAVADGKAILIKVNVETRLAIKPLLQLAINDDLPAANNVLRYWLRLHQLAMPSQERLQSWWADLHNSKSSAQLEWQHDGRSIRLWREQLQVASTQSGKWFFKAIPTKSKLLGLPAAWVKAAQEQGKIRQQQRLGSEKLQIKPNSPRKTLKNLFQEGNIPPWERDAPLLYIDGELIAVAGVGVSYPHLVNSGARVLPEWQEG, encoded by the coding sequence ATGGCAAGTTCAAGGAAATCACAGACAAGTCTTAAGACTACAAATCGAATTGCGGTTGCCTTAAGTGGTGGCCTCGATTCGGTTGTGCTGCTGGATACTGTTTGTAAAGCGCAAGCTAACAACAAAACCACAGAAATTTTTGTCTTCCATATTCATCATGGCTTACAAAAGCCGGCCGATGATTGGCTCATTTTTTGCGAGAAGCTGGCTAAAAAATATCGAGTGCATTTTGATTTTCGACTATTGCATATTGATATCGTAAATAATCCTGGAAATATTGAAGCACGGGCTAGGGCTGCGCGTTATGAGGCTCTCACCGAGCTTTGCGAAGAGTATGGCATCCACGATTTGCTTTTGGCACACCATCAGAATGATCAAGCAGAAACCGTGCTCTTACAATTACTACGCGGCTCTGGTATTGCTGGCTTAGTTGGTATGCCTTCTGAACGTCAACTACCATCAGGGCAAACGACCATTCGATTGTGGCGTCCTTTACTTAGCCAAAGTAAAGCCGAGTTAGAAGCGTACGCAAAAGTACATCGGCTTGATTGGATAGAGGACCCCAGTAATCAAAGTCGCAAATACAAACGAAATGCGATTCGCAAAGACATCATGCCCAGGCTGGAAAAAATTCAACCAGAGGCCATTGCCAATCTGGCTCGTAGCGCTCATTTACTCGCTCAAGCGCAGTCATTACTCGATCGTCTGGCAGTTGCAGATGGCAAAGCCATTTTGATTAAAGTAAACGTAGAGACAAGATTGGCGATTAAGCCGCTACTCCAGTTGGCTATAAATGATGATTTGCCAGCAGCCAATAATGTTTTGCGCTACTGGCTGAGGCTTCATCAACTGGCGATGCCTTCCCAGGAGCGTCTGCAGTCTTGGTGGGCAGATTTGCATAACTCCAAATCATCAGCTCAATTGGAGTGGCAACATGACGGGCGCAGTATTCGGCTCTGGCGTGAGCAATTGCAAGTGGCATCGACTCAGTCTGGTAAGTGGTTTTTTAAGGCAATTCCCACCAAAAGCAAGCTACTTGGGTTGCCGGCAGCTTGGGTAAAGGCTGCTCAAGAGCAAGGCAAGATTCGTCAGCAACAACGGCTTGGTTCTGAAAAATTACAAATTAAGCCTAATAGCCCGCGTAAAACCCTCAAAAATCTCTTTCAGGAGGGCAATATTCCACCTTGGGAGCGTGATGCGCCGTTGCTCTACATAGATGGCGAACTCATTGCTGTGGCAGGCGTAGGTGTGAGCTATCCCCATCTCGTGAATTCTGGAGCAAGGGTATTGCCAGAATGGCAAGAGGGGTAG
- a CDS encoding phasin family protein, with product MFQTQLNDQIAQAQAKAVENAKNLVQVAVESAQELAEINQAAAQDALAAAQDASSQLLAIKDAQQLAKLAQPEAAKYAAAYQAKVNKVVRNGNKEVAQVIDASIDDARDDLVKFVTEATKSAPAGSEAFVSAFKTAFESSVQQFDQVRATATDAFANFEKSVDAALANIQGQYAVAKPATKTRKAAN from the coding sequence ATGTTCCAGACTCAATTAAACGATCAAATCGCTCAAGCTCAAGCTAAAGCCGTAGAAAATGCTAAAAATTTGGTACAAGTTGCTGTTGAAAGCGCACAAGAGTTGGCAGAAATCAACCAAGCTGCTGCTCAAGATGCATTGGCTGCTGCTCAAGATGCTAGCTCACAGTTGTTAGCAATCAAGGATGCACAACAATTGGCTAAATTGGCTCAGCCAGAAGCTGCTAAGTATGCTGCTGCATACCAAGCTAAAGTAAACAAAGTTGTTCGTAACGGTAACAAAGAAGTTGCTCAAGTTATCGATGCATCTATCGATGACGCACGTGATGATTTGGTGAAGTTCGTTACTGAAGCTACTAAGTCTGCTCCTGCTGGTTCCGAAGCTTTTGTTTCTGCTTTCAAAACTGCATTCGAGTCTTCAGTTCAACAGTTCGATCAAGTTCGCGCTACTGCAACTGATGCATTCGCAAACTTTGAAAAGAGTGTTGATGCTGCTTTGGCAAACATTCAAGGTCAATACGCTGTTGCTAAGCCAGCTACAAAAACTCGCAAAGCTGCTAACTAA
- a CDS encoding tetratricopeptide repeat protein has protein sequence MFVTLKVPTPTFLNAFTLLTSLWLLAGCSTTAQQQASAEVAAVEKQEALAPGAKSQAYLGSYTPGDPPRLSNNEPYDPLNPQLSETVGVPFLSFLIIEPDPVTKNAVPSDVERLVKARKYPEAIDLINAQLKKTPRNVQLRFVKARLQLEMRQLDQAKKSLIEITQQFPELPEPYNNLAAISANQGNWIEARDYLELALKLRPSYTTAAANLGEVYIRLGAKAYEDAASSAQLNQRQYTQRAKALLELLKPQAKRPFVRTSASNTDEASPMTIPSTNPTESKSNNGESTSKNQ, from the coding sequence ATGTTTGTCACCCTCAAAGTACCAACCCCCACCTTTTTAAATGCTTTTACGCTGTTGACCAGCCTTTGGCTACTAGCAGGCTGCAGTACGACCGCCCAGCAACAAGCCAGTGCTGAAGTTGCAGCAGTAGAAAAGCAAGAAGCCCTTGCACCTGGAGCAAAAAGTCAGGCCTATCTGGGTTCTTACACCCCGGGGGACCCTCCGCGACTCTCCAACAATGAACCATATGACCCCTTAAACCCACAGCTTTCTGAAACTGTTGGGGTGCCATTTTTATCCTTCTTAATTATTGAGCCAGATCCTGTTACCAAAAACGCTGTGCCATCCGATGTTGAGCGCTTAGTAAAAGCACGCAAATATCCTGAAGCGATTGACTTGATTAATGCCCAACTCAAAAAGACCCCTCGTAATGTTCAATTGCGTTTTGTTAAAGCCCGTCTGCAATTAGAAATGCGTCAATTAGATCAAGCCAAGAAATCCTTAATTGAAATTACCCAACAATTTCCAGAGCTACCAGAACCCTATAACAATCTTGCCGCCATCTCTGCTAATCAAGGTAACTGGATTGAGGCAAGAGATTACCTAGAGCTAGCCTTAAAACTCAGGCCCAGTTACACCACTGCTGCCGCTAACTTGGGCGAAGTCTATATCCGTCTTGGCGCAAAAGCCTATGAGGATGCCGCCAGCAGCGCTCAACTGAACCAGCGTCAGTACACTCAGCGAGCAAAAGCCCTATTAGAGCTTTTAAAGCCTCAAGCTAAACGCCCTTTTGTCCGCACTTCAGCGAGCAATACGGATGAGGCATCTCCAATGACTATTCCATCTACCAACCCTACAGAAAGCAAATCAAACAATGGCGAAAGTACTTCTAAAAACCAATAA
- a CDS encoding acetyl-CoA carboxylase carboxyltransferase subunit alpha: protein MKTTFLDFEQPIAELESKIEELRFVQDESSVDISDEIKTLSEKSLQLTKDVYANLTPWQVSQVARHPQRPYTLDYVGALFTDFHELHGDRTFADDQSIIGGLARFDGQPCMVIGHQKGRDTKERALRNFGMSRPEGYRKAMRLMRLAEKFGIPVFTFVDTPGAFPGIDAEERNQSEAIGRNLYVQAELEVPIIATIIGEGGSGGALAIAMGDVVLMLQNSTYSVISPEGCASILWKTADKASEAAEQLGLTAQRLKALGLIDKIVAEPIGGAHRDYDVMMNNMRKALAESLKTFEGMKTDALLERRHERLMSYGKFKEITDKS, encoded by the coding sequence ATGAAAACGACTTTCCTGGATTTTGAGCAGCCAATCGCCGAATTAGAGTCAAAGATTGAAGAGCTGCGTTTTGTGCAAGATGAATCATCGGTAGATATCTCCGATGAGATCAAAACGCTGTCTGAAAAAAGCCTTCAGCTAACTAAAGATGTCTACGCAAACTTAACTCCTTGGCAAGTATCGCAAGTTGCGCGCCATCCACAACGTCCCTATACCTTGGATTATGTTGGTGCCTTATTTACAGACTTCCATGAATTACATGGCGATCGTACTTTTGCTGATGATCAATCTATTATTGGCGGCTTGGCGCGTTTTGACGGACAGCCTTGTATGGTGATTGGCCATCAAAAAGGTCGTGATACCAAAGAGCGTGCACTGCGCAACTTCGGAATGAGTCGTCCCGAAGGTTATCGCAAAGCAATGCGCTTGATGCGTCTTGCAGAAAAGTTCGGCATTCCAGTATTTACTTTTGTCGATACACCAGGTGCATTTCCGGGGATTGATGCTGAGGAGCGTAATCAGTCCGAAGCCATCGGTCGCAACCTCTATGTTCAAGCAGAGCTGGAGGTGCCGATCATCGCGACGATTATTGGTGAGGGCGGCTCAGGTGGAGCGCTAGCGATTGCCATGGGCGATGTGGTGCTCATGTTACAAAACTCTACCTACTCAGTCATTTCTCCTGAAGGCTGCGCCTCTATTCTTTGGAAGACGGCCGACAAAGCCTCTGAGGCTGCAGAGCAGCTTGGCTTAACCGCTCAGCGGCTCAAGGCGCTGGGTCTCATTGACAAGATTGTTGCTGAGCCTATCGGTGGCGCACATCGTGATTACGATGTCATGATGAACAATATGCGTAAAGCACTTGCTGAGTCTTTAAAAACCTTTGAGGGCATGAAAACGGATGCCTTGCTTGAGCGTCGCCATGAGCGTCTAATGAGTTATGGCAAGTTCAAGGAAATCACAGACAAGTCTTAA